One part of the Phycisphaeraceae bacterium genome encodes these proteins:
- a CDS encoding flagellar hook-basal body complex protein, with translation MSSTTTLYTGLSGLNANSAYLNVIGNNVANVNTTAYKSNRMLFASAFSRTLSIGTPPSADTGGSNPTQVGLGTVIAGTQRNFGGGSLSPTGVKTDLAIEGDGMFVVDRGGSTYFTRAGSFGRNSSNQLTTIGGDILQGFGVDSDFNIIPGQLTDLSIPLGSLGPAQATRNADFAGNLNAAGTIGTTGTNIVFGALALITGPIGGPGGNALDPGSLLVDVVSSTAPTQLLFSAGQSILMSGAEKGGQTLPDARLDISAATTVQNFLDFLTGALGITTSGGANPNGQTPGAQLNPATGVVTVVGNTGTVNDLDLATSDLRLMNADGSSAGQPFTTTRPVQADGESVRTTFIVYNSLGTPVSVDVSMVLAGRSNQGTQWQYSIESEDDTDADLLVGSGVLSFDTSGQLIGPKSVSATIDQNNTGALSPLTFNLNFDSPAGRVTALADTPSALASTYQDGFPPGTLNDYAVGIDGIITGAFSNGTTRTLGQVVLAKFNNPEGLVDVGQNLYSVGPNSGTAVIAAPTTLGTGRIVGGSLELSNVDLSQEFINMIQASTGFSASSRVITTTDQLMQQLLVLGR, from the coding sequence ATGTCGTCCACCACCACCCTGTACACCGGGCTCTCCGGCCTCAACGCCAACAGCGCCTACCTCAACGTCATCGGCAACAACGTTGCCAACGTCAACACCACCGCGTACAAGTCTAACCGCATGCTCTTTGCCAGCGCGTTCTCGCGCACCCTGAGCATCGGCACCCCGCCAAGCGCCGACACCGGCGGCTCCAACCCGACCCAGGTCGGCCTCGGCACCGTCATCGCCGGCACCCAGCGCAACTTCGGCGGCGGATCCCTCTCGCCCACCGGCGTCAAGACCGACCTCGCGATCGAAGGCGACGGCATGTTCGTCGTCGACCGCGGCGGATCAACGTACTTCACCCGCGCCGGCTCGTTCGGCCGCAACTCGAGCAACCAGCTCACCACGATCGGCGGCGACATCCTCCAGGGGTTCGGCGTCGATAGCGACTTCAACATCATCCCCGGCCAGCTCACCGACCTGTCCATCCCCCTCGGCTCCCTCGGCCCCGCGCAGGCCACCCGCAACGCCGACTTCGCCGGCAACCTCAACGCCGCCGGCACCATCGGGACCACCGGCACCAACATCGTCTTTGGCGCACTCGCCCTGATCACAGGCCCCATCGGCGGCCCCGGCGGCAACGCCCTCGACCCCGGCAGTCTCCTCGTCGACGTCGTCAGCAGCACCGCGCCGACCCAACTCCTCTTCTCCGCCGGTCAGTCCATCCTCATGAGCGGAGCCGAGAAGGGCGGCCAGACTCTCCCCGACGCCCGCCTCGATATCTCCGCGGCGACCACCGTCCAGAACTTCCTCGACTTCCTCACCGGCGCCCTGGGCATCACCACCAGCGGTGGGGCCAACCCCAACGGCCAAACCCCCGGCGCCCAGCTCAACCCCGCCACCGGCGTCGTCACAGTCGTCGGCAACACCGGCACCGTCAATGACCTCGACCTCGCCACGTCGGACCTTCGCCTCATGAACGCCGATGGCAGCAGCGCCGGCCAACCCTTCACCACCACCCGCCCCGTTCAGGCTGACGGCGAATCCGTCCGCACCACGTTCATCGTGTACAACTCCCTCGGCACACCGGTGAGCGTCGACGTCTCGATGGTCCTCGCCGGACGCTCCAACCAGGGCACGCAGTGGCAATACTCGATCGAATCCGAAGATGACACCGACGCCGACCTTCTCGTCGGCAGCGGGGTGCTCTCATTCGACACCTCCGGGCAGCTCATCGGGCCCAAGTCCGTCTCCGCGACGATCGACCAGAACAACACCGGCGCCCTTTCGCCCCTGACCTTCAACCTCAACTTTGATTCCCCCGCCGGCCGCGTGACCGCCCTCGCGGATACCCCTTCGGCCCTCGCCTCGACCTACCAGGACGGTTTCCCTCCCGGCACCCTCAATGACTATGCCGTCGGTATCGACGGCATCATCACCGGAGCTTTCAGCAACGGTACCACCCGAACCCTCGGTCAGGTCGTCCTCGCCAAGTTCAACAACCCCGAGGGGCTCGTCGACGTCGGACAGAATCTCTACTCTGTCGGCCCAAACTCTGGCACCGCCGTGATCGCCGCGCCGACAACCCTCGGCACCGGCCGGATCGTCGGCGGCTCGCTGGAACTCTCCAACGTCGATCTCTCGCAGGAGTTCATCAACATGATCCAGGCCTCGACCGGCTTCAGCGCCTCGTCGAGGGTTATCACGACCACGGATCAGTTGATGCAGCAACTCCTGGTTCTCGGCCGGTAG